Proteins found in one Streptomyces sp. NBC_00461 genomic segment:
- a CDS encoding ATP-binding protein encodes MDGSRASWINTTHDWAGAVDLGHLARIRRGPAEFAPGGPGHLVLEVVAYAADEASSRAGGRCAITLHRDGSVSVVDNGRGTDTRVDDHGRIVKKPVMASKDLRFFDSPDAERLPDGHPRRGMSVVAGLCEWLIHTNRRDNGAWTQRYQHGVPVTGLEPVRGDGTTGTLVRFLPVASLNSQAPLTVGDLTRWTAHWPDLEVRVDDRRDSVGIS; translated from the coding sequence ATGGATGGATCAAGGGCTTCGTGGATCAACACCACGCACGACTGGGCCGGCGCCGTGGACCTGGGCCATCTCGCCCGGATCCGCCGAGGGCCAGCGGAGTTTGCTCCCGGTGGTCCAGGGCACCTCGTCCTTGAAGTCGTTGCCTATGCGGCCGACGAGGCATCGAGTCGGGCGGGTGGACGCTGCGCGATCACTCTGCACCGCGACGGCTCTGTGTCCGTGGTCGACAACGGACGAGGCACCGACACTCGCGTCGATGACCACGGCCGGATCGTGAAGAAGCCGGTGATGGCATCGAAGGACCTGCGGTTCTTCGACTCGCCGGACGCCGAGCGACTTCCGGACGGGCATCCACGTCGAGGCATGTCCGTCGTAGCGGGACTCTGTGAATGGCTGATTCACACCAACCGCCGTGACAACGGGGCTTGGACGCAGCGCTACCAGCATGGTGTTCCGGTGACTGGCCTGGAGCCTGTCCGAGGCGATGGCACCACCGGGACGCTCGTCCGTTTCCTGCCGGTTGCGTCGCTCAACTCGCAAGCGCCGTTGACCGTCGGCGATCTGACACGGTGGACCGCGCACTGGCCGGACCTGGAGGTTCGCGTCGACGACCGACGCGACAGCGTTGGGATCAGCTGA
- a CDS encoding class I SAM-dependent methyltransferase: MSAAARGDAAGDGRYGEAVFPPQQAGEGERIDFGALAYDDITMARLRTLGVGPGWCCLDVGAGTGTVARRLLDEAEVTSVLAVDRDVRFLAERAVPGLDVAEADITAPGFVTGRRFRLVHARFVLMHLPERERLITALAELVAPGGVLVLSDAVDLTSDRTPSTPYTTVMRSMWRGLRATIGTDVSWVPSYPHLLRGAGLGPVAAEVHVPPLMPGSPISRFWADTWERSRGAMVATGLVDDAAVDSALRYLDSDECAALSAGMLTAWGWKPEETAS; the protein is encoded by the coding sequence GTGAGTGCCGCTGCGCGCGGAGATGCGGCGGGCGATGGCCGTTACGGCGAAGCCGTCTTCCCTCCGCAACAGGCGGGCGAGGGGGAGCGCATCGACTTCGGCGCCCTCGCCTACGACGACATCACCATGGCGCGGTTGCGGACACTCGGGGTCGGCCCGGGTTGGTGCTGCCTCGACGTGGGGGCCGGGACCGGCACGGTCGCCCGCCGGCTGCTGGATGAGGCCGAGGTGACGAGCGTGCTCGCCGTGGACCGCGATGTCCGTTTCCTCGCCGAGCGGGCCGTGCCCGGGCTGGACGTGGCTGAGGCCGACATCACTGCACCGGGCTTCGTCACGGGCCGCCGGTTCCGGCTCGTCCACGCACGGTTCGTGCTGATGCACCTGCCCGAGCGCGAACGGCTGATCACGGCACTGGCCGAACTTGTCGCGCCCGGTGGTGTGTTGGTGCTCAGCGACGCGGTCGACCTGACGAGCGACCGGACACCGAGCACGCCGTACACCACGGTGATGCGGTCGATGTGGCGGGGGCTGCGCGCCACCATCGGCACCGATGTCTCCTGGGTACCGTCGTACCCGCACCTGCTGCGTGGGGCGGGACTCGGGCCCGTTGCCGCCGAAGTCCATGTGCCGCCGCTGATGCCGGGCAGCCCCATCAGCCGTTTCTGGGCGGACACATGGGAGCGAAGCAGAGGGGCGATGGTTGCCACCGGCCTGGTCGACGACGCAGCCGTCGACTCGGCTCTCCGGTACCTCGATTCCGACGAGTGCGCCGCACTGTCAGCCGGAATGCTCACCGCATGGGGCTGGAAACCCGAGGAGACGGCGAGCTGA
- a CDS encoding lamin tail domain-containing protein — protein MSPFGTLHAAGQGGRPPAGRPHAAVFISGVQYDSPGRNDRSNRSLNKEWLELTNSTRRTVNLDGWTLSNKDGRTYTSHHYRLEGRSTVRVHTGVGHNNTTDVYQDRRTDVWDHHSDTATLRNDHGRFIDDTSWGRGHHGGHRH, from the coding sequence ATGAGCCCGTTCGGGACGTTGCACGCTGCCGGCCAGGGCGGCCGACCACCGGCCGGCCGCCCGCACGCTGCGGTGTTCATCAGCGGCGTGCAGTACGACTCCCCGGGCCGGAACGACCGCTCCAACCGTTCACTGAACAAGGAGTGGTTGGAGCTCACCAACAGCACCCGTCGGACGGTGAACCTGGACGGCTGGACCCTCTCGAACAAGGACGGCCGCACGTACACGTCCCACCACTACCGCCTGGAGGGCCGGTCCACCGTCCGCGTGCACACCGGCGTCGGCCACAACAACACCACCGACGTCTACCAGGACCGGCGCACGGACGTGTGGGACCACCACTCCGACACCGCGACCCTGCGCAACGACCACGGCCGCTTCATCGACGACACCTCCTGGGGCCGAGGCCACCACGGCGGACACCGCCACTGA
- a CDS encoding VOC family protein translates to MACRISELVIDCADPDRLAEFWSKVLGYVELGREGDGSIEIGPPDVGFGGPQPTLVLSPSSDPRPGKLRLHIDVSATDRDQDAELERLLALGARPADVGQTGTESWHVLADPEGNEFCLLHTRLQPL, encoded by the coding sequence ATGGCATGCCGCATCAGTGAACTGGTCATCGACTGCGCCGACCCCGACCGGCTCGCCGAATTCTGGAGCAAGGTCCTCGGCTACGTCGAACTCGGCCGGGAGGGCGACGGAAGCATCGAGATCGGGCCGCCCGACGTCGGCTTCGGCGGCCCCCAGCCCACCCTCGTCCTCAGCCCCAGCAGCGACCCGCGGCCCGGGAAGCTCCGGCTGCACATCGACGTCAGCGCCACCGACCGCGACCAGGACGCCGAGCTGGAGCGGCTGCTCGCCCTCGGCGCCAGACCCGCTGACGTCGGCCAGACCGGCACCGAGAGTTGGCACGTCCTGGCGGACCCGGAAGGCAACGAATTCTGCCTCCTGCACACCCGGCTCCAGCCGCTCTGA
- a CDS encoding L,D-transpeptidase: MGRRRGGIGIAFVTVAVLVGASACGGGDSDKASGGDAKASGTASTSASPKPTKPAGPPMLLDTITPQTGNTVGVAMPISVIFTNPVAAKARATVEKHMKVSASQPVAGAWHWMGDRRADWRPKTYWPANTKVKIDADLKGVSNGNGRYGVHGYTHSFTVGDDVRADVSVTGHTMKVTRNGRPVRTLSINAGSPEYPTWNGTMAVIDKQEKVHMTSCSVGISCDKGSPNYYDLTLPWDVHLTQSGTYVHYSTGDPNPGSGSARGSHGCVHLSMSDAKWFYGQVKQGDPVTITGSSRAKAPADNGYADFNLGWDQWLAGSASGEQTTATL, encoded by the coding sequence GTGGGACGGCGCAGGGGCGGCATAGGGATCGCATTCGTCACGGTCGCGGTGCTGGTGGGCGCGAGTGCCTGCGGCGGGGGTGACAGTGACAAGGCGAGTGGGGGCGACGCAAAAGCGTCGGGAACGGCGAGTACGAGTGCCTCGCCCAAGCCGACGAAGCCCGCGGGCCCGCCGATGCTGCTGGACACGATCACTCCGCAGACGGGGAACACGGTCGGCGTGGCCATGCCGATCTCGGTGATCTTCACGAACCCGGTGGCGGCGAAGGCACGGGCCACGGTCGAGAAGCACATGAAGGTGAGCGCCTCGCAGCCGGTGGCCGGCGCCTGGCACTGGATGGGCGACAGGCGTGCCGACTGGCGGCCCAAGACGTACTGGCCGGCCAACACGAAGGTGAAGATCGACGCCGACCTCAAGGGCGTCAGCAACGGCAACGGACGCTACGGCGTGCACGGCTACACGCACAGCTTCACGGTCGGCGACGACGTGCGCGCGGACGTCTCGGTGACCGGCCACACCATGAAGGTGACCCGGAACGGCAGGCCGGTGCGCACCCTGTCGATCAATGCGGGCAGCCCCGAGTACCCGACGTGGAACGGCACCATGGCCGTCATCGACAAGCAGGAGAAGGTCCACATGACCTCCTGCAGCGTTGGCATCAGCTGCGACAAGGGCAGCCCCAACTACTACGACCTGACACTGCCGTGGGACGTCCACCTGACCCAGTCCGGCACGTATGTCCACTACTCGACGGGCGACCCCAACCCGGGCAGCGGCAGCGCCCGCGGCTCGCACGGCTGCGTCCACCTGTCGATGTCGGACGCCAAGTGGTTCTACGGCCAGGTCAAGCAGGGCGATCCCGTCACCATCACCGGCTCTTCCCGCGCCAAGGCCCCGGCCGACAACGGCTACGCCGACTTCAACCTCGGCTGGGACCAGTGGCTGGCCGGCAGCGCGTCCGGGGAGCAGACGACCGCGACACTGTGA
- a CDS encoding NAD-dependent protein deacetylase, protein MRTRPTLSWTPTEDLPAGTTDLAPVADALRAGGVLVLSGAGISTESGIPDYRGEGGSLSRHTPMTYQDFTAGAKARRRYWARSHLGWRTFGRARPNAGHRAVAAFGRHGLLAGVITQNVDGLHQVAGSGDVVELHGSLDRVVCLSCGAVSPRRELARRLEAANPGFEPAAAAINPDGDADLTDDQVGDFRVLPCTLCGGILKPDVVFFGETVPPRRVDHCRALVHEAASLLVLGSSLTVMSGLRFVRQAAKADTPVLIINRDPTRGDRHALTRIMLPLGTTLTTLADQLGIPLDDHPAARPQA, encoded by the coding sequence ATGCGCACGCGCCCCACACTGAGCTGGACGCCCACCGAGGACCTACCTGCGGGCACCACGGATCTGGCGCCGGTCGCCGATGCGCTGCGCGCCGGCGGTGTGCTGGTGCTCAGCGGGGCCGGCATCTCCACGGAGTCGGGCATCCCCGACTATCGGGGTGAGGGCGGGAGCCTGAGTCGGCACACCCCGATGACGTACCAGGACTTCACCGCGGGCGCCAAGGCCCGGCGCCGGTACTGGGCCCGCAGCCACCTCGGCTGGCGCACCTTCGGCCGTGCCCGCCCCAACGCCGGTCACCGGGCCGTGGCCGCGTTCGGCCGGCACGGACTGCTCGCGGGCGTGATCACCCAGAACGTGGACGGCTTGCACCAGGTCGCGGGCAGTGGGGACGTCGTCGAACTCCACGGAAGCCTGGACCGGGTCGTCTGCCTTTCGTGCGGCGCCGTCAGCCCGCGCCGCGAACTCGCCCGCCGACTGGAGGCCGCCAATCCAGGTTTCGAGCCCGCGGCCGCCGCGATCAACCCGGACGGTGACGCCGACCTCACCGACGACCAGGTCGGCGACTTCCGTGTGCTGCCTTGCACACTCTGCGGCGGCATCCTCAAACCGGACGTGGTCTTCTTCGGCGAGACCGTGCCGCCGCGGCGAGTCGATCACTGTCGCGCGCTGGTCCATGAAGCGGCCTCGCTACTGGTCCTGGGGTCCTCTCTGACGGTGATGTCCGGACTCCGGTTCGTCCGCCAGGCAGCGAAGGCCGACACGCCGGTACTGATCATCAACCGGGATCCGACCCGGGGCGACCGGCACGCACTCACCCGCATCATGCTCCCGCTCGGAACCACCCTCACCACCCTCGCCGACCAACTGGGCATCCCCCTCGACGACCACCCCGCGGCCCGGCCGCAAGCGTGA
- a CDS encoding YihY/virulence factor BrkB family protein translates to MGTAVHVPQTRDMIGEELSGDEALAALRRYGGVRLLIDSFARFRYADGFSHARALGFQIVVGLVPLTLALVGVATSVHTDAVGRIVERVFSDVVPGAGDGVLAEAFARSRRSAHGDVRSALALWLGLAFAVVNLASAMGQIERGANRIYGIERDRPFTHKYGRAVLLSMAAGLPMVLGFVVLVAGEAVGDAVASTLGSPGGADRWWGVLEIPVGLTLAWIASAVIFRWSPRRRQPGYTWLAFGSAVHLLLWVSATWLLALYVGKSTAFGAVYGPLTAFVALLLWANVTGVALFLGIAFAAQLEAARAGIASAVHADPGPGR, encoded by the coding sequence ATGGGAACCGCCGTGCACGTCCCGCAGACCAGGGACATGATCGGGGAAGAGCTCTCGGGCGACGAGGCTCTGGCCGCGCTGCGGCGGTACGGCGGGGTACGGCTGCTCATCGACTCCTTCGCCCGGTTTCGCTATGCCGACGGCTTCTCCCACGCACGGGCTCTGGGATTCCAGATCGTGGTGGGCCTGGTACCGCTGACCCTGGCGCTGGTCGGCGTGGCCACGTCCGTGCACACCGACGCGGTGGGCCGGATCGTCGAACGGGTCTTCAGCGACGTCGTGCCCGGTGCCGGTGACGGGGTGCTCGCGGAGGCGTTCGCAAGGTCCCGGCGCAGCGCCCACGGCGATGTCCGGAGCGCCCTCGCACTGTGGCTCGGTCTCGCCTTCGCCGTGGTCAACCTCGCCTCGGCGATGGGCCAGATCGAGCGGGGCGCCAACCGCATCTACGGCATCGAGCGCGACCGCCCCTTCACCCACAAGTACGGCCGTGCCGTGCTGCTTTCGATGGCGGCCGGCCTGCCGATGGTGCTCGGGTTCGTGGTGCTCGTGGCCGGCGAGGCGGTCGGTGACGCCGTCGCTTCGACGCTGGGCTCCCCCGGTGGCGCAGACCGCTGGTGGGGCGTGCTCGAGATCCCGGTGGGGCTGACGCTCGCGTGGATCGCCTCCGCCGTGATCTTCCGGTGGTCGCCGCGCCGCAGGCAGCCGGGCTACACCTGGCTCGCCTTCGGCAGCGCGGTCCACCTCCTCCTGTGGGTCTCAGCCACCTGGCTGCTGGCGCTGTACGTCGGCAAGAGCACCGCGTTCGGGGCCGTCTACGGACCCTTGACCGCCTTCGTCGCCCTGCTGCTGTGGGCCAACGTCACCGGTGTCGCCCTCTTCCTCGGCATCGCCTTCGCCGCCCAACTGGAAGCGGCGCGCGCCGGTATCGCCTCCGCCGTGCATGCGGATCCTGGGCCTGGCCGCTGA
- a CDS encoding alpha/beta fold hydrolase gives MPKNSTASTASTWTGMVPVDDTALAVTDTGGPGVPVLYLNGQFATQGYWRRVIAELGTEWRHISYDERARGKSKRSADYSFEAAVRDVDAVLAARGVDRALVVGWSYGACVAAHWAGRNPKRAVGAVLVDGAFPYDWLDAAMEERIRKLFRRLGWFLPLLRPTGLAPRMTAEQQADSNIELGRLSRERELGPVLDDITVPVRYVVASGTSFGSRGDEQEQIRTGLDAVIARNPNIRIGAKVASNHGAILKREFPAIAEAVREVAALDREAR, from the coding sequence ATGCCCAAGAACAGCACTGCCTCAACAGCTTCGACATGGACCGGCATGGTGCCGGTTGACGATACGGCCCTGGCCGTCACCGACACGGGCGGCCCCGGTGTGCCCGTGCTCTACCTCAATGGGCAGTTCGCCACTCAGGGTTACTGGCGGCGAGTCATCGCCGAACTGGGAACGGAATGGCGGCACATCAGCTACGACGAGCGGGCGCGCGGCAAATCGAAACGTTCGGCGGACTATTCCTTCGAAGCCGCCGTCCGGGATGTCGACGCTGTTCTCGCGGCCAGGGGCGTGGACCGGGCGCTGGTGGTGGGCTGGTCCTACGGGGCGTGCGTCGCGGCGCATTGGGCCGGCCGGAACCCGAAACGTGCCGTGGGCGCGGTCCTGGTCGACGGCGCGTTCCCGTACGACTGGCTCGACGCCGCGATGGAGGAGCGGATCCGGAAGCTGTTTCGGCGACTCGGCTGGTTTCTGCCGTTGCTGCGCCCGACGGGCCTGGCTCCGCGGATGACCGCCGAACAGCAGGCGGACAGCAACATCGAGCTCGGCAGGCTGTCGCGCGAGCGGGAGCTGGGCCCTGTCCTGGACGACATCACCGTCCCGGTGCGGTACGTGGTCGCTTCGGGGACGTCCTTCGGAAGCCGCGGTGACGAGCAGGAACAGATACGCACCGGCCTCGATGCGGTGATCGCCCGTAACCCGAACATCCGGATCGGCGCGAAGGTCGCCAGCAACCACGGTGCGATCCTGAAAAGGGAGTTCCCGGCCATCGCCGAGGCCGTACGCGAAGTGGCCGCCCTCGACCGCGAGGCGCGCTGA
- a CDS encoding DUF4097 family beta strand repeat-containing protein — MQKFDTPAPISAVLDIPAGRIRFIAADRADTTVEVLPANPSKTRDVQAAEQTTVAYADGVLRIHTPELKNQLFGPSGSLEVSVQLPAGSRIEARTASCELRGVGRLGDVAFDGAYRRIKIDEAASLRLTAVDGDVEVGRLGGPANISTARGDIRITEAVRGAVVLTTQSGDITVGAAASVSAALAADTDYGRISNALKNDGSVELDIRATTSRGDITARSL; from the coding sequence ATGCAGAAGTTCGACACCCCCGCGCCCATCTCCGCCGTCCTGGACATCCCCGCCGGACGTATCCGGTTCATTGCCGCCGACCGCGCAGACACCACCGTCGAGGTCCTGCCCGCCAACCCCTCCAAGACCCGCGACGTCCAGGCCGCGGAGCAGACCACCGTCGCCTACGCCGACGGCGTCCTGCGGATTCACACTCCCGAGCTCAAGAACCAGCTCTTCGGCCCCTCCGGATCCCTGGAGGTCTCCGTCCAACTGCCCGCGGGCTCCCGTATCGAGGCCAGGACTGCCAGTTGCGAGCTCCGCGGCGTCGGCCGCCTGGGCGACGTCGCCTTCGACGGCGCGTACCGCCGGATCAAGATCGACGAGGCCGCGAGCCTCCGCCTCACCGCGGTCGACGGCGACGTCGAGGTCGGTCGCCTGGGCGGCCCCGCGAACATCAGCACCGCGCGGGGCGACATCCGGATCACCGAGGCCGTGCGCGGCGCGGTCGTGCTGACCACCCAGTCCGGCGACATCACGGTCGGCGCCGCCGCGAGCGTCTCGGCCGCCCTGGCCGCCGACACCGACTACGGCCGCATCAGCAACGCCCTCAAGAACGATGGCTCCGTCGAACTCGACATCCGCGCCACGACCTCCCGCGGCGACATCACCGCCCGCAGCCTCTGA
- a CDS encoding helix-turn-helix domain-containing protein, protein MPGGRLTQQERQQIALGLADSLPYAEIARRLERPTSTITREVMRNGGPTAYRADLAHRATEHRAHRRRPASSREAQSLPQPHGRDAEAVAQYEETLTTVLMASGLPKMAARLLTCLFTTDAGSLTASQLAQRLQVSPASISKAIAFLESQSLVRRERDERRRDRYVVDDELFYQATIASARANDQLVETARQGVAVLGPRTPAATRLENIARFLDFISESITRAAEQAREVLHTKSEATSADATEASEG, encoded by the coding sequence ATGCCGGGAGGCAGGCTCACCCAGCAGGAACGCCAGCAGATCGCGCTGGGGCTGGCCGACAGCCTCCCCTACGCCGAGATCGCCCGACGCCTGGAGCGTCCGACCTCGACGATCACGCGTGAGGTGATGCGCAACGGCGGCCCCACCGCCTACCGCGCCGACCTGGCCCACCGCGCCACCGAACACCGCGCCCACCGGCGCAGGCCCGCCTCCTCCCGAGAGGCGCAGTCACTCCCCCAGCCACACGGACGCGACGCCGAGGCCGTAGCGCAGTACGAGGAGACACTCACCACCGTCCTCATGGCTTCGGGCCTGCCCAAAATGGCAGCCCGCCTGCTGACCTGCCTGTTCACCACCGACGCGGGCAGCCTCACCGCGTCCCAGCTCGCCCAGCGCCTCCAGGTCAGCCCGGCGTCCATCTCCAAGGCGATCGCTTTCCTGGAGAGCCAGAGCCTGGTGCGCAGAGAACGCGACGAACGCCGCCGCGACCGCTACGTCGTCGACGACGAGCTCTTCTACCAGGCGACGATCGCCAGCGCCCGAGCCAACGACCAACTCGTCGAAACCGCACGTCAGGGCGTTGCCGTCCTCGGCCCCCGCACCCCCGCGGCCACCCGCCTTGAGAACATCGCCCGGTTCCTCGACTTCATCAGCGAAAGCATCACCCGCGCCGCCGAACAGGCCCGCGAAGTCCTCCACACCAAATCCGAAGCAACCTCGGCCGACGCCACCGAAGCAAGCGAAGGTTGA
- a CDS encoding nuclear transport factor 2 family protein, protein MTDHDDFLTWVKTALYEAELALHNGDATPRRALWSRNEPVSILGAWRNVYGRREIDELFAALEKSFSNCTSYVFELQAYDVSGDMAYTAGLEHTSASVDGEPRTYTLRATQVYRREDGEWRVAHRHGDTVTD, encoded by the coding sequence ATGACCGACCACGACGATTTCCTGACGTGGGTCAAGACGGCCCTGTACGAGGCGGAACTCGCGCTGCACAACGGCGATGCGACCCCCCGAAGGGCGCTCTGGTCGCGCAACGAGCCCGTGAGCATCCTGGGGGCGTGGCGCAACGTCTACGGCCGGCGAGAGATCGACGAGCTGTTTGCCGCCCTTGAGAAGAGCTTCTCGAACTGCACGTCGTACGTGTTCGAACTGCAGGCGTACGACGTGTCGGGAGACATGGCCTATACAGCCGGCCTTGAGCACACCTCTGCCTCCGTCGACGGAGAACCGCGCACTTACACCTTGCGGGCAACCCAGGTGTACCGCCGCGAGGACGGCGAGTGGAGGGTGGCTCATCGTCACGGCGACACAGTGACAGACTGA
- a CDS encoding FAD-dependent oxidoreductase: MTTDVMIIGAGLGGLTLARVLHTHGIPVTVYEAEASPTARAQGGMLDIHDHSGQVALRAAGLIDEFRSLILDGRQATRVVAWDGTVLHDEPDDGTGGRPEVQRGQLRQLLLDSLPDGTVRWGRKVSSTCALGEGRCEVTFADGSTVVTSLLVGADGAWSRVRPLLSTATPEYAGRSFVETYLFDCDTRHPAAAKAVGDGAMFALAPGKGIQAHRESGGTLHTYVALSRPQDWFAAIDFTDAAAATERIAQEFDGWAPELTALITESDTAPVLRLLNTLPTGHRWDRVPGVTLVGDAAHLAAPNGEGANLAMLDGAELGQALAAHPDDVEAALTEYEQAMFPRSTDSATGGDELYEHMFGDDSPHSMINMFNGHEHTS; the protein is encoded by the coding sequence ATGACCACTGACGTCATGATCATCGGCGCCGGACTCGGCGGCCTCACGCTCGCCCGCGTGCTGCATACCCACGGAATCCCGGTCACGGTCTACGAAGCCGAGGCCTCGCCAACAGCTCGCGCGCAGGGCGGGATGCTCGACATCCACGACCACAGCGGCCAAGTCGCTCTGCGGGCGGCAGGTTTGATCGACGAGTTCCGCAGCCTCATCCTGGATGGCCGCCAGGCGACACGCGTCGTCGCATGGGACGGGACCGTACTGCATGACGAACCCGACGACGGCACCGGTGGACGCCCCGAGGTGCAGCGCGGCCAGTTGCGACAGCTCCTGCTCGACTCGCTCCCGGACGGCACCGTCAGGTGGGGCCGCAAGGTCAGCAGCACCTGTGCCCTCGGCGAGGGCCGCTGCGAGGTGACCTTCGCCGACGGCAGCACCGTCGTCACGAGCTTGTTGGTCGGCGCGGACGGCGCGTGGTCACGGGTGAGGCCGCTGCTCTCCACCGCCACACCCGAATACGCCGGCCGGTCGTTCGTCGAGACCTACCTGTTCGACTGTGACACCCGGCACCCTGCCGCCGCGAAAGCGGTCGGCGATGGGGCGATGTTCGCACTCGCGCCGGGCAAAGGAATCCAGGCTCACCGAGAGAGCGGCGGCACCCTTCACACTTACGTGGCGCTGTCCAGGCCTCAGGACTGGTTCGCCGCCATCGATTTCACCGACGCCGCCGCGGCCACCGAACGAATCGCGCAGGAGTTTGACGGCTGGGCGCCGGAACTCACCGCGCTGATCACCGAGAGTGACACCGCGCCGGTCCTGCGCCTCCTCAACACTCTGCCGACGGGGCACCGGTGGGATCGGGTGCCAGGGGTGACCCTGGTCGGCGACGCCGCCCACCTCGCGGCCCCGAACGGCGAAGGGGCCAACCTGGCGATGCTCGACGGTGCCGAACTCGGCCAGGCCCTCGCCGCGCACCCCGATGATGTCGAGGCCGCGCTCACCGAGTACGAGCAGGCCATGTTCCCCCGCAGCACCGACTCCGCCACCGGCGGCGACGAGCTCTATGAGCACATGTTCGGCGACGACTCACCCCACAGCATGATCAATATGTTCAACGGGCACGAGCACACCTCGTGA
- a CDS encoding DUF5302 domain-containing protein, with translation MTEEAASPEGSEQADPETSALAPDSDGQYDLKRKFREALARKKGVQTDGADLSANPGASKVRGAHGPAASQRSFKRKSGG, from the coding sequence ATGACCGAAGAGGCTGCATCCCCAGAAGGTTCGGAGCAGGCTGACCCCGAGACGTCCGCTCTCGCGCCCGACAGCGATGGCCAGTACGACCTGAAGCGCAAGTTCCGCGAGGCCTTGGCGCGTAAGAAGGGCGTGCAGACGGATGGTGCCGATCTTTCTGCCAACCCCGGTGCCTCGAAGGTGCGTGGGGCGCACGGCCCCGCCGCGAGCCAGCGGTCGTTCAAGCGCAAGAGTGGCGGCTGA
- a CDS encoding FAD-dependent monooxygenase, translating to MNLGWKLDAVVTGRAPEGLLDSYDAERRPLGAWVLDWTRAQIGVLRADAKSAALREIVAELLSTRDGTTYAVKKISVVTQRIDLPGDHPLVGRLVPTCG from the coding sequence ATGAACCTCGGCTGGAAGCTCGACGCCGTGGTCACCGGGAGGGCACCCGAAGGGCTGCTCGACAGTTATGACGCCGAGCGCCGGCCCCTCGGCGCTTGGGTACTGGACTGGACACGGGCCCAGATCGGGGTGCTGCGCGCAGACGCCAAGTCGGCTGCGCTCCGGGAGATCGTCGCCGAGCTGCTGAGCACCCGGGACGGTACGACCTACGCGGTCAAGAAGATCTCCGTTGTCACGCAGCGGATCGACCTGCCCGGCGACCATCCGCTGGTCGGCCGGCTCGTCCCGACCTGTGGCTGA
- a CDS encoding DUF899 family protein, which produces MTTTPDDPTPTLPGRPPVVDLATWQTARDELLVREKAHTREGDAIAAARRKLPMVEFDGTVEVVGPDGPVPFLDLFQDRDELVVYKHMWYDGAPHQGQCEGCTTTAWHLKDAVYLNARDVSFAVLTSGRPDEVASYVEFMGYTQPWYSVRDLDAPVGHSMGSITCFLRDGDGVFLTYSTTGRGNERVNGSLGLLDLTPYGRGEAWEDNPEGWPEGRSACWSWRSDAEGNATWGPTSRPVPQWTRPGATPVEALGRNGHHH; this is translated from the coding sequence ATGACCACCACGCCGGATGACCCGACCCCCACGCTGCCCGGCCGCCCGCCCGTGGTCGACCTGGCCACCTGGCAGACCGCCCGGGACGAGCTGCTGGTCCGCGAGAAGGCCCACACCCGCGAGGGCGATGCCATCGCCGCCGCCCGCCGCAAACTGCCGATGGTGGAGTTCGACGGGACGGTCGAGGTCGTCGGACCCGACGGCCCGGTCCCGTTCCTCGATCTGTTCCAGGACCGCGACGAACTCGTGGTCTACAAGCACATGTGGTACGACGGCGCGCCGCACCAGGGGCAGTGCGAAGGCTGCACCACCACGGCCTGGCACCTGAAGGACGCCGTCTACCTCAACGCGCGCGACGTCTCGTTCGCCGTCCTCACCTCGGGCCGCCCGGACGAGGTGGCCTCCTACGTCGAGTTCATGGGCTACACCCAGCCCTGGTACTCGGTACGCGACCTGGACGCGCCGGTCGGCCACAGCATGGGGTCCATCACCTGCTTCCTGCGCGACGGCGACGGCGTGTTCCTCACGTACTCCACAACCGGCCGTGGCAACGAGCGGGTCAACGGGTCCCTCGGCCTGCTCGACCTGACCCCTTACGGCCGCGGCGAGGCGTGGGAGGACAACCCCGAGGGCTGGCCCGAGGGACGCAGCGCATGCTGGTCCTGGCGCTCGGATGCGGAAGGGAACGCCACCTGGGGCCCGACCAGCCGCCCCGTGCCGCAGTGGACCCGCCCCGGCGCGACCCCCGTGGAGGCCCTCGGTCGGAACGGCCACCACCACTGA